The Oncorhynchus tshawytscha isolate Ot180627B linkage group LG30, Otsh_v2.0, whole genome shotgun sequence genome includes a region encoding these proteins:
- the LOC112228429 gene encoding leucine-rich repeats and immunoglobulin-like domains protein 3 isoform X1: MMVNWLIFKRNSTEKLLFSRCPLQLVILLLTLSTTTHSGRPEVPGEGIWAILNKPIQFSGSSIPLKLIKTVEWRHKSGNSQTFCLLHKMDGNITNIFPACNGTAHFLSHNKTFVLYSVRAEDEGVYEERVIYKNNTMVSLNISLSIISPPSTLHISVNFSHALLTTTCEVKGSNLSYWWLKDDQPFLTDSRLLLGERNQTLQVNNLTKADCGKYTCLVANKAGLSRGHFQLTDNQSSVCKDGIVRATLPIGQREVLIMVILGICIFGLLIIIACIRRYHQEIRKHLAGLCNKEQHPVRNRRGRRDRDTPVSENHVYDEIGDEEEQLEQEVVIPLPCVYTDFLPNRKQAEPLKDFGYSTIGPASLSGVTVIEASEQGLECRFQVETA, from the exons ATGATGGTAAACTGGCTGATTTTTAAGAGAAATTCCACAGAAAAACTGTTATTCTCAAGATGTCCCCTCCAACTGGTTATTCTCCTATTGACCTTGAGCACCACAACACATTCAG GCAGGCCTGAAGTCCCAGGAGAAGGTATATGGGCTATATTAAACAAACCCATACAGTTTTCTGGATCCAGTATACCTTTGAAACTAATCAAAACAGTGGAATGGCGTCACAAAAGTGGAAACTCCCAGACATTCTGTCTTCTCCATAAAATGGATGGGAACATCACCAACATATTTCCTGCATGCAATGGCACTGCACACTTCCTTTCCCACAATAAAACCTTTGTTCTATACTCAGTGAGGGCAGAGGATGAAGGTGTCTATGAAGAAAGAGTGATTTATAAGAATAACACTATGGTCTCATTAAATATATCACTGTCAATAATTT ctcctccctccaccctgcaCATCAGCGTAAACTTCTCCCATGCGCTGCTAACAACGACCTGTGAGGTCAAGGGGTCAAACCTCTCCTATTGGTGGCTGAAGGATGACCAGCCCTTCCTCACGGATTCCAGATTGTTATTGGGTGAGAGAAACCAAACCTTACAGGTGAACAACCTGACCAAGGCTGACTGTGGGAAATACACCTGCTTGGTGGCCAACAAGGCAGGCCTGTCACGGGGCCACTTCCAACTCACAG ATAACCAATCCTCTGTGTGTAAGGATGGAATTGTCCGAGCCACACTGCCGATAGGCCAGAGAGAAGTTCTAATCATGGTAATATTGGGCATCTGCATATTCGGCCTGCTCATCATCATTGCCTGCATCAGGAGATATCACCAGG AAATACGGAAGCATCTGGCAG GACTTTGCAACAAGGAGCAGCATCCTGTCAGAAACAGGAGAG gaaggagagacagagacacccctGTGTCCGAAAATCATGTGTATGATGAGATTGGAGatgaagag GAGCAGCTTGAACAAGAGGTGGTGATCCCATTGCCATGCGTCTACACAGACTTCCTTCCAAACAGAAAACAAGCAGAGCCCCTAAAGGACTTTGGGTACTCCACCATTGGGCCAGCTAGCCTAAGCGGAGTCACAGTGATCGAGGCAAGCGAACAAGGTCTTGAATGTAGGTTCCAAGTGGAGACAGCGTAG
- the LOC112228429 gene encoding uncharacterized protein LOC112228429 isoform X3: MMVNWLIFKRNSTEKLLFSRCPLQLVILLLTLSTTTHSGRPEVPGEAPPSTLHISVNFSHALLTTTCEVKGSNLSYWWLKDDQPFLTDSRLLLGERNQTLQVNNLTKADCGKYTCLVANKAGLSRGHFQLTDNQSSVCKDGIVRATLPIGQREVLIMVILGICIFGLLIIIACIRRYHQEIRKHLAGLCNKEQHPVRNRRGRRDRDTPVSENHVYDEIGDEEEQLEQEVVIPLPCVYTDFLPNRKQAEPLKDFGYSTIGPASLSGVTVIEASEQGLECRFQVETA; the protein is encoded by the exons ATGATGGTAAACTGGCTGATTTTTAAGAGAAATTCCACAGAAAAACTGTTATTCTCAAGATGTCCCCTCCAACTGGTTATTCTCCTATTGACCTTGAGCACCACAACACATTCAG GCAGGCCTGAAGTCCCAGGAGAAG ctcctccctccaccctgcaCATCAGCGTAAACTTCTCCCATGCGCTGCTAACAACGACCTGTGAGGTCAAGGGGTCAAACCTCTCCTATTGGTGGCTGAAGGATGACCAGCCCTTCCTCACGGATTCCAGATTGTTATTGGGTGAGAGAAACCAAACCTTACAGGTGAACAACCTGACCAAGGCTGACTGTGGGAAATACACCTGCTTGGTGGCCAACAAGGCAGGCCTGTCACGGGGCCACTTCCAACTCACAG ATAACCAATCCTCTGTGTGTAAGGATGGAATTGTCCGAGCCACACTGCCGATAGGCCAGAGAGAAGTTCTAATCATGGTAATATTGGGCATCTGCATATTCGGCCTGCTCATCATCATTGCCTGCATCAGGAGATATCACCAGG AAATACGGAAGCATCTGGCAG GACTTTGCAACAAGGAGCAGCATCCTGTCAGAAACAGGAGAG gaaggagagacagagacacccctGTGTCCGAAAATCATGTGTATGATGAGATTGGAGatgaagag GAGCAGCTTGAACAAGAGGTGGTGATCCCATTGCCATGCGTCTACACAGACTTCCTTCCAAACAGAAAACAAGCAGAGCCCCTAAAGGACTTTGGGTACTCCACCATTGGGCCAGCTAGCCTAAGCGGAGTCACAGTGATCGAGGCAAGCGAACAAGGTCTTGAATGTAGGTTCCAAGTGGAGACAGCGTAG
- the LOC112228429 gene encoding leucine-rich repeats and immunoglobulin-like domains protein 2 isoform X2 gives MMVNWLIFKRNSTEKLLFSRCPLQLVILLLTLSTTTHSGRPEVPGEGIWAILNKPIQFSGSSIPLKLIKTVEWRHKSGNSQTFCLLHKMDGNITNIFPACNGTAHFLSHNKTFVLYSVRAEDEGVYEERVIYKNNTMVSLNISLSIISPPSTLHISVNFSHALLTTTCEVKGSNLSYWWLKDDQPFLTDSRLLLGERNQTLQVNNLTKADCGKYTCLVANKAGLSRGHFQLTDNQSSVCKDGIVRATLPIGQREVLIMVILGICIFGLLIIIACIRRYHQEIRKHLAGLCNKEQHPVRNRRGRRDRDTPVSENHVYDEIGDEEEQLEQEVVIPLPCVYTDFLPNRKQAEPLKDFGYSTIGPASLSGVTVIEASEQGLE, from the exons ATGATGGTAAACTGGCTGATTTTTAAGAGAAATTCCACAGAAAAACTGTTATTCTCAAGATGTCCCCTCCAACTGGTTATTCTCCTATTGACCTTGAGCACCACAACACATTCAG GCAGGCCTGAAGTCCCAGGAGAAGGTATATGGGCTATATTAAACAAACCCATACAGTTTTCTGGATCCAGTATACCTTTGAAACTAATCAAAACAGTGGAATGGCGTCACAAAAGTGGAAACTCCCAGACATTCTGTCTTCTCCATAAAATGGATGGGAACATCACCAACATATTTCCTGCATGCAATGGCACTGCACACTTCCTTTCCCACAATAAAACCTTTGTTCTATACTCAGTGAGGGCAGAGGATGAAGGTGTCTATGAAGAAAGAGTGATTTATAAGAATAACACTATGGTCTCATTAAATATATCACTGTCAATAATTT ctcctccctccaccctgcaCATCAGCGTAAACTTCTCCCATGCGCTGCTAACAACGACCTGTGAGGTCAAGGGGTCAAACCTCTCCTATTGGTGGCTGAAGGATGACCAGCCCTTCCTCACGGATTCCAGATTGTTATTGGGTGAGAGAAACCAAACCTTACAGGTGAACAACCTGACCAAGGCTGACTGTGGGAAATACACCTGCTTGGTGGCCAACAAGGCAGGCCTGTCACGGGGCCACTTCCAACTCACAG ATAACCAATCCTCTGTGTGTAAGGATGGAATTGTCCGAGCCACACTGCCGATAGGCCAGAGAGAAGTTCTAATCATGGTAATATTGGGCATCTGCATATTCGGCCTGCTCATCATCATTGCCTGCATCAGGAGATATCACCAGG AAATACGGAAGCATCTGGCAG GACTTTGCAACAAGGAGCAGCATCCTGTCAGAAACAGGAGAG gaaggagagacagagacacccctGTGTCCGAAAATCATGTGTATGATGAGATTGGAGatgaagag GAGCAGCTTGAACAAGAGGTGGTGATCCCATTGCCATGCGTCTACACAGACTTCCTTCCAAACAGAAAACAAGCAGAGCCCCTAAAGGACTTTGGGTACTCCACCATTGGGCCAGCTAGCCTAAGCGGAGTCACAGTGATCGAGGCAAGCGAACAAGGTCTTGAAT ga